The proteins below come from a single uncultured Dethiosulfovibrio sp. genomic window:
- a CDS encoding efflux RND transporter permease subunit — protein sequence MAVMTVLIVIAGAISYGKLGRLEDPTFLIKTAMVITPYPGASPLEVEKEVTDVVEEAVQSMGQVKEVRSTSKEGLSIVYVDMKDEYRSDTLPQLWDELRKKVGDVRGQLPPGAGPSSINDDFGDVYGVFFSLTGKGYSMAQLRHYAEGLKKDLLLCQDVAKVSIWGDSQEVIYVEFKRSRLAELGIPPSRIYDTLSGHNLVEPAGKVKVDGEHVRISPSGEFQDESSIADLLVGGAGGLVRLGEVATIRRAYQDPPDNIMRFNGEPAVAIGVSTVSGGNVVTMGESIKNALEGMEENRPAGMKLSSLYYQSDIVIESVSAFVLNLVEAVGIVVAVLMAFMGWQSGLLVGFILLLTILCTFCGMFIMDIDLQKISLGALILALGMLVDNAIVVVDGILVRVERGESREDAAIEVVKDTQWPLMGATFVAILAFAAIGFAPGNVGEFTRSLFEVMALSLSISWILAVTITPLLCVWFLKVPKVGPDPYDKPVYRRYRVFLGRCLSHRWLTIASVVVALVVAVVGFSKVPQAFFPDSTQRRFYFNYWKPQGTHIEETAADVAKLEVFASSLQGVKGVASFIGEGTLRFVLSYNYEPRNSSYGQLLIEVEDLKGMENIMEEIDSYAKANFPDAEFHCTRLPNGPGVEYKIGVRFRGPDETVLKGLAGQAMDVMRQNPMVRDLRTDWRQPVHVLRPQFSESRARQVGVSRHDLLQALQWTYGGTRVGIFREDDDLIPIISRPPADERTSVGSLEDIQVWSGAYGSFVPLSNVVDGSRLVWEDPLINRHDRQRAISVECNPTSGTAESLRQQLVEAIESIVLPLGYSMTWTGEFQDSAEAQEPLQRTFPLCLVAMFLTVVLLFDSIRKPIVVFLSVPLSLIGVSGGMVLSGIPFGFMSILGFLGLSGMLIKNAIVLIDEVEIQIKEGKDRYLAILDSSVVRLRPVMMAAGTTVLGMAPLLFDPMYSGMSVTIMGGLFVGTFLTMIMVPVFYAVFYRIFPLPKSGL from the coding sequence ATGGCTGTCATGACGGTCCTCATCGTAATTGCAGGGGCTATCTCCTACGGCAAGCTCGGTAGGCTGGAGGACCCTACGTTTCTCATAAAGACCGCCATGGTCATTACCCCCTATCCTGGAGCGTCCCCTCTGGAGGTCGAGAAGGAGGTCACCGACGTAGTGGAGGAGGCGGTTCAGTCCATGGGGCAGGTCAAAGAGGTTCGGTCGACCTCGAAAGAGGGTTTGTCTATCGTCTACGTGGACATGAAAGACGAGTACAGGTCCGATACCCTGCCACAGCTTTGGGATGAGCTGAGGAAGAAGGTCGGTGATGTGAGAGGGCAGCTTCCACCGGGGGCCGGGCCATCATCGATAAACGACGATTTCGGAGATGTTTATGGAGTCTTTTTCTCCCTGACCGGGAAGGGATACTCCATGGCCCAGCTTCGTCATTACGCCGAGGGGTTGAAGAAGGACCTGCTCCTGTGCCAGGACGTCGCCAAGGTCTCCATCTGGGGCGATAGCCAGGAGGTCATTTACGTAGAGTTTAAGAGGTCTCGTCTGGCGGAACTTGGGATCCCACCGTCAAGGATATACGATACGTTGAGCGGTCATAATCTCGTGGAGCCAGCGGGTAAGGTCAAAGTCGACGGAGAACACGTTAGGATCTCGCCCTCCGGGGAATTTCAGGACGAGTCCAGCATAGCGGACTTGCTGGTAGGTGGGGCCGGCGGTCTCGTCAGGCTCGGTGAGGTCGCCACGATCCGCAGAGCTTATCAAGATCCCCCTGATAACATAATGAGGTTCAACGGAGAGCCAGCGGTTGCCATAGGGGTCTCCACCGTATCCGGTGGTAACGTGGTCACCATGGGTGAGTCGATAAAAAATGCTCTCGAGGGCATGGAGGAGAACCGTCCCGCCGGGATGAAACTCTCCTCTCTCTATTATCAGAGCGATATAGTCATTGAATCGGTTTCGGCCTTCGTTTTGAACCTCGTCGAAGCGGTCGGCATAGTCGTCGCTGTTCTAATGGCCTTCATGGGTTGGCAGAGCGGTCTACTGGTCGGATTTATACTGCTATTGACGATACTCTGCACCTTCTGTGGGATGTTTATCATGGATATCGACCTTCAGAAAATCTCACTAGGAGCCCTCATACTTGCTCTTGGAATGCTGGTAGATAACGCTATCGTAGTGGTGGATGGCATATTGGTCAGAGTCGAAAGAGGGGAGAGTAGAGAGGACGCCGCTATAGAGGTTGTCAAGGATACCCAGTGGCCTCTTATGGGCGCGACCTTTGTGGCCATTCTCGCCTTTGCGGCGATAGGTTTTGCCCCAGGAAACGTGGGGGAGTTCACCCGTAGCCTTTTCGAGGTGATGGCCCTCTCTCTCTCCATAAGCTGGATACTTGCGGTCACCATAACGCCTCTGCTCTGCGTGTGGTTTCTCAAGGTCCCCAAGGTCGGCCCCGATCCATACGATAAGCCTGTCTACAGGCGATACAGGGTATTCCTCGGCAGGTGTCTTTCCCATAGATGGCTGACTATTGCCTCTGTGGTTGTGGCTCTTGTCGTGGCGGTGGTGGGGTTCAGCAAGGTTCCTCAGGCCTTCTTCCCAGACTCGACCCAGAGGCGGTTCTACTTCAATTACTGGAAGCCTCAGGGAACCCATATAGAGGAGACAGCTGCCGACGTGGCGAAACTGGAGGTGTTTGCGTCGTCCTTGCAGGGCGTTAAGGGAGTAGCCTCCTTTATCGGAGAGGGAACCCTTCGGTTCGTCCTTTCCTATAACTACGAGCCCCGCAACTCCAGTTACGGTCAGCTGCTGATCGAGGTGGAGGATCTCAAGGGAATGGAAAATATAATGGAGGAGATAGATTCCTACGCAAAGGCCAATTTTCCCGACGCCGAGTTTCACTGCACCAGACTGCCTAACGGCCCAGGGGTGGAGTATAAGATCGGTGTCCGTTTTAGAGGCCCTGACGAGACGGTCCTTAAGGGCCTGGCCGGTCAGGCCATGGACGTTATGAGGCAGAACCCTATGGTGAGAGACCTGCGTACCGACTGGCGGCAACCGGTACACGTATTGCGGCCCCAGTTCTCTGAGAGCCGTGCTCGTCAGGTTGGGGTCAGCCGTCACGATCTGCTTCAGGCCCTTCAGTGGACCTACGGAGGGACCAGGGTAGGGATATTCAGAGAAGACGACGACCTGATCCCCATAATATCCCGGCCCCCTGCGGATGAACGTACGTCCGTAGGGTCTCTCGAGGATATACAGGTATGGAGCGGAGCTTACGGGAGCTTTGTGCCCCTCTCGAATGTGGTGGACGGTTCCAGGCTGGTGTGGGAGGATCCTCTTATAAACAGGCACGATCGCCAGAGGGCCATCTCGGTGGAGTGTAACCCCACCTCAGGGACCGCCGAGAGCCTCAGACAGCAGCTGGTAGAGGCTATAGAGTCTATCGTTCTCCCACTGGGCTATTCAATGACCTGGACAGGGGAGTTCCAGGACTCGGCGGAGGCACAGGAGCCGCTTCAGAGGACCTTCCCTCTATGCCTAGTCGCCATGTTCCTTACGGTGGTTCTGCTTTTCGACTCGATAAGGAAGCCTATAGTGGTGTTTTTATCCGTCCCTCTCTCCCTGATAGGGGTTTCGGGGGGAATGGTCCTGTCGGGGATTCCCTTCGGGTTTATGTCGATTTTAGGTTTTCTGGGATTGTCGGGAATGTTGATCAAAAACGCCATAGTCCTTATCGACGAGGTGGAGATACAGATAAAAGAGGGCAAGGACCGATATCTTGCCATACTGGACTCGTCGGTGGTCCGACTGAGGCCGGTGATGATGGCCGCTGGGACCACCGTACTGGGCATGGCTCCGTTGCTGTTCGACCCTATGTACTCCGGGATGTCGGTCACCATAATGGGAGGTCTTTTCGTCGGAACCTTCCTGACCATGATAATGGTCCCGGTGTTCTACGCCGTGTTCTACAGGATTTTCCCTTTGCCTAAATCTGGACTATAA
- a CDS encoding efflux RND transporter periplasmic adaptor subunit, whose protein sequence is MRRIKKCVLIVTLLLSSCGGWFFYSKAVSATEVKDEVVELSSSANPRPVAIEVLGGTETSFGRRYPGVVKADQEAFLAFRVGGPITSLEVQLGDLVSKGQRLAQIDQRDFKDQIKVLEAELSGAMASLENAEQDHHRYRSLLDEKVVAQADYDQIKKNVTMARAAVQNIRAQLSIARHRLEDTVLKAPFDGIVSVRKVENHEMVSPGQVVMGLLDIATLKVLANVPEGALAKGGLSEGAEVEISFPSMDDFTVKAVLKEWSTSPDSATKTYSVTFAFPAPKDVNVLPGMTAEVLWVEGAKTQTPDLTVPLGAVVSGSDGGSSVWIYDPEEGVVRSRSVSLGKLQGDDRLAVIEGLDPGEHLVVAGADFLTDGMLVTPLKR, encoded by the coding sequence GTGAGAAGAATAAAAAAATGTGTCCTCATCGTCACTCTGTTGTTGTCCAGTTGTGGCGGTTGGTTTTTTTACAGCAAGGCAGTATCGGCTACGGAGGTAAAAGATGAGGTGGTTGAACTGTCCAGTTCAGCTAATCCAAGGCCTGTGGCGATAGAGGTCCTAGGGGGGACGGAAACCTCCTTCGGTCGTCGTTACCCCGGTGTGGTCAAGGCCGATCAGGAGGCATTTTTGGCCTTTCGTGTGGGAGGTCCTATAACTTCGCTGGAAGTTCAGCTAGGTGACCTGGTCTCGAAGGGACAGAGATTGGCCCAGATAGACCAGAGGGATTTTAAGGATCAGATAAAGGTGCTGGAGGCGGAGCTTAGCGGGGCCATGGCGTCCCTGGAGAACGCCGAACAGGATCACCACAGATATAGGTCCCTTCTGGACGAGAAGGTTGTCGCTCAGGCAGATTACGATCAGATAAAGAAAAACGTGACCATGGCCAGGGCGGCGGTCCAGAATATAAGAGCTCAACTGTCCATAGCGAGGCACCGTCTGGAGGACACCGTCTTGAAGGCCCCTTTCGATGGAATAGTGTCCGTGAGGAAGGTGGAAAACCACGAGATGGTCTCCCCCGGCCAGGTCGTAATGGGCCTCCTCGACATAGCCACCCTTAAGGTCTTGGCCAACGTGCCCGAGGGAGCTCTGGCAAAAGGGGGGCTATCGGAGGGAGCGGAGGTTGAGATATCCTTTCCGTCTATGGACGATTTTACCGTCAAAGCCGTCCTGAAGGAGTGGAGCACCTCTCCCGATTCGGCCACCAAAACCTATTCGGTAACCTTCGCGTTCCCCGCCCCCAAGGACGTCAACGTGTTGCCCGGTATGACCGCTGAGGTGCTCTGGGTCGAAGGAGCGAAAACTCAAACTCCAGATCTCACCGTGCCCTTAGGGGCGGTGGTCTCCGGTTCCGACGGAGGATCGTCGGTGTGGATCTACGATCCAGAAGAAGGGGTGGTACGATCCAGATCGGTGTCGTTGGGCAAGTTGCAGGGAGACGATCGGCTTGCGGTGATAGAGGGATTGGATCCAGGTGAGCATTTGGTTGTGGCCGGTGCGGACTTCCTCACCGACGGTATGTTGGTAACTCCCCTAAAACGATGA
- a CDS encoding helix-turn-helix domain-containing protein, with protein MARYSTGERTKERLIEAAGELAAERGFASVSTRDVAKRAGENVGSIHYHFGGKDGLFEAVVNLALKPQVDNPLSQVLAQYEGALDDPAVRAEAVRGGIRWFMETVFSLDRPKWCSRVIYQLLRSQGPLRDLLTVKVMDPSSEAFESLLRTVDPSMSRMDAVCELLVICAPIFFHADYSDVVARKLGAGDLEPSYLERLERRILERTLWALGLPGVSPLKKEEYQR; from the coding sequence ATGGCCCGGTATTCCACAGGAGAGAGGACCAAAGAGAGGTTGATCGAGGCGGCAGGGGAGCTGGCGGCGGAGAGGGGCTTTGCCAGCGTGTCGACCAGAGACGTCGCCAAGAGGGCAGGGGAGAACGTAGGGAGCATCCACTACCATTTCGGCGGCAAGGACGGCCTTTTTGAGGCGGTCGTTAACCTGGCCCTGAAGCCACAGGTCGATAACCCCCTCTCTCAGGTACTGGCCCAGTATGAGGGCGCTTTAGACGATCCGGCGGTAAGGGCCGAGGCGGTCCGCGGAGGGATAAGGTGGTTTATGGAGACGGTGTTTTCCCTAGACAGGCCTAAGTGGTGCAGCAGGGTGATATACCAGCTTCTCCGATCTCAGGGGCCCTTGAGGGATCTACTGACCGTCAAAGTCATGGATCCCTCCTCCGAGGCCTTTGAATCCCTTCTGCGGACGGTGGATCCATCTATGTCCAGGATGGACGCAGTCTGTGAGTTACTGGTCATATGTGCGCCTATCTTTTTTCACGCCGATTACAGCGATGTGGTGGCAAGGAAGTTGGGGGCCGGTGATCTAGAGCCGAGCTATCTTGAGAGATTGGAACGCAGGATTTTAGAGCGCACCCTTTGGGCTCTAGGGTTGCCCGGCGTATCACCTTTAAAAAAGGAGGAATATCAACGGTGA